The genomic DNA AGGGGAGCTCCTGGCCCTGGGCGAACGACAGAGCGGCGGGGAGATCCCCGGCCGGATCTTCGGCCGGCTCGTCGCTGGGCTCCGGCTCGTCGACAGGCTTGTCGACACCCGGATCGTTCGGGGGGATCTGACCGAACATGCATCCGCTGAGCGGCAGAGCCAGGGCGATCACCGCAGCCACGGCCATGAGACGGAACGTCGTCGGGACCTCGTCGGTGCGTGTCATGCCGGTCAGCCTATCCCTCGGCCTCGGCGAGCAGGGCCGCGTCAGTGCGCCGTCGCGACGCCGATCGTGTCGTGCACGATCACCGCGGCGACCCGCGCGCCGGCGCCGGCCGCGACGATGAGCTGCTGAGGTCCGGGAGCTGCGACATCGCCGGCGGCGTACAACCCGGCAACCCCGGTGCGCCCGGAGCGGTCGGTCAGCAGATGCCCTGCGTCGTCGAGCGGCGGCGTGATGCCGTCGAGGAACGACAGATCCGCCTCCCAGACGGGGCGCACGAATCCGCCGTCGAGGATGACCTCGCTGCCGTCGGCGAGGCGGACGGCCTCGAGCCGGCCTCGGTCGCCGACGAGTTCGGTGATCGGATGCCGTTGCACAGCCACTCCGGCCGCGGCCAGCTCGGCCTCCTCGGTCGTCGTGACCGTATCGGCGCCGTTCGTGAACACCGTGAGGCTCTCGGTCCAGCGTCCGATGAGCCGGGCGCGGTCGGCGAGATCCGCGGATTCTCCGATCAGGGCCAGCCGCCGCCCTCGTAGCTCCCAGGCATCGCAGGCCGCGCAGCTGAACAGGCTCATGCCGTAGAAGCCGCGCAGATTCGGCACATCCGGCAGCGTCTCGCGAAGCCCGGTGGCCAGCAGCACCGACCGCGCCGAGACCACTTCGGTGGGCTCGCGCCGGCCGATGGCGGCCGTGAAGCCGGCATCCGTCTTCGCCAGCGACGCGACCCGCACCCGGGTCCGCACCTCGACGTTGGGGTAGGCGGCGAGTTCTTCCCGCGCGAGTCGGCGCAGCTCGTGCGGGGGCACGCCGTCGCGGGTGAGGAAGCCGTGCGAGTTCAGGGTGGCGGCGTTCCGCGGGCGATCCGCGTCGATGACGAGCACGCGCACCAGAGAGCGTCCGAGGTTGAGGGCGGCGGAGAGTCCAGCCGGTCCGCCGCCGACGATGAGGACGTCGTACTCTGTCGGCGGGTCGGCGGCGGGGCCGGGTGGCACCTCCGCCGCAGCCGTCTCAGCCATGCTCGCCGTCCTGGGGCGGGAGGGCCGCGATGACGGGGTGGTCGAAGGTGAGGACGCCGGTCTTGGCCGCGCCACCAGGGGAACCGATCTCGTCGAAGAACTCGACGTTCGCCTTGTAGTAGTCGGCCCACTCCTCGGGGAGATCATCCTCGTAGTAGATCGCCTCGACCGGGCACACCGGTTCACAGGCACCGCAGTCCACGCATTCATCCGGGTGGATGTAGAGCGAACGCTCGCCCTCGTAGATGCAGTCCACGGGGCACTCGTCGATGCAGGCACGATCCTTCACATCGACACACGGCAGAGCGATCACATACGTCATTGCACCAGCGCTCCGTCGCGGGACACCGCCACCTGCTCATCGCGGGGCACGACCTTGACGCGCTCGCGGGTGTGCTCGTGGTTCTCGCCGAGGTGGCGCTCGTGCGCGTCGAGGGCGAGCCAGCCGTCCCACGTCGTGTACTCGGTCTCGCGCTCCTCCAGAACCGTGAGGACGTCTTCGGAGTCGTCGGGTGCGGTCAACAGCCCCGCCTCGGCATCCCCGACCACGTTCGAGATCGTCTCCAGAGCATCCGACTTCGTGTGCCCGATGAGGCCGACCGGTCCGCGCTTGATCCAGCCGGTCGCGTACAGCCCTGGCTCGCCGTCGACCCGGCCGCCGTCGTTCGGCACGACACCGCGCTTCTCGTCGAAAGGCGCGCCTGCGACGCGGGTGCCGTAGTAGCCGACAGCCCGGTACACGGCCTGGATCGGGTAGTCACGGAACTCGCCCGTCGTGACGAGGGTGCCATCGGCGCCGGGAGCAGTGCGCGCGAAGCGGATGCCGGTCACGCGATCGTCACCGGTGATCTCCACCGGGGCGTGCCAGAAGTGCAGGTGCAGCCGCCGCGATGCTCCGGACTGGGGGCGGTCGCGCCAGCCGTTCAGCGTGCGCAGCATCACCTTCAACTGGTTGGTCGAAGCGGATGCCGGGTCGACACCGTCGAAGTCCTCGTTGTAGAGCACGATGTCGACGTCGTTCACCTCGCCGAGTTCACGCAACTCGATCGGCGTGAACTTGATGTCGGCGGGGCCGCGGCGGCCGAACACGTGCACGTCGGTGACCGCCGACGACGCGAGGCCTTCGAGCACGTTGTCCGGCACCTCGGTGGTGCGCAGGTCGACCGCGTGCTTCGCAAGCACGCGGGCCACGTCGAGGGCGACGTTGCCGTTGCCGATGACCGCGACCGATTCGGCATCCAGCGGCCAGGTGCGCGCCACATCGGGGTGCCCGTCGAACCAGGCGACGAAATCGGCGGCGCCGTAGGAGCCGGGAAGGTCGACCCCTGGCACGTCGAGCGCGGCATCGCGGATCGCGCCGGTGGCGAGGATCACGGCGTGGTAGCGCTCGCGCAGCTCGTCGATGGAGATGTCGCGGCCGACTTCGACGTTGCCGATGAAGCGGATGGTGCGTCGCGTCGCCGCCGGCTCGTCATCGGATGCCGCGGGGAAGGCGTCGAGCATCTCGTGCAGCGAGTTGACGATGCCCTTGATGCGGGGGTGATCGGGAGCGACGCCGTAGCGGATGAGACCGTACGGGGCGGGAAGCGACTCGAACAGATCGATCTCGACGCGACGCCCGCGTTCGGCGACGGCTCCGGCGAGCAGATTGCCCGCGTAGATGCCGGCGGGGCCGGCGCCGACGATCGCGACGCGCAGGGTGGGAGAGGAAGAGGTCATGACGAAGGAGGCCTTTCGGGCTGCAGGCTCAACGGGTGCGCGAGAAGAGGGAGGGGGCAGAAGAACGGGGCTGGCGACCAGACGACGGATTGAGCGTGTCGACGGCCTGGATCAGGCCGGTGTCGGCTGCGAGGCCGGCGTCGAGGGCATCGGTCCAGCGCGAACGAGCAGGGCGCGCAGCATTCGATGCCACCGGAAGAGCGTCGGGGACCGCGAAATTCGCATCCGGGCTGAGACGGACCACATCGCCGATGACGACTACCGCGGGGGAGCGCACCTGACGTGCGGCCGCGAGGTGCGCGATCGTGCCGAGTGTTCCGAGGGTGATCCGTTGCCCATCACCGAACCCGTCCTCGATGATCGCGACCGGGCAGTCGGCGCCACGTGGTCCTGAGGCAAGCACATGCGCGGAATGCGCGAGGCTGCCGACGCCCATCAACAGCACGACGGTGTGTTCGCCGCCACCGCGGACCTGTTCGATCTGGTCGTGGCCGCTCACCACGGTGAAGGATGCGGCGATGCCGCGGTGGGTGAGCGGGATGCCGGCGACGGCCGGCACCGAGACGGCGCTGGTGACGCCGGGCACGACGTCGACCGGGATGCCGGCGGCCTCGCAGAACAACTGCTCCTCGCGGCCGCGGCCGAACACGAACGGATCGCCGCCCTTCAGGCGGACGACACGCTTCCCGGCGACCGCGAGCTCGACGAGCAGGGCGTTGATGCCGTCCTGCGGAATCGGGTGGTGGCCAGGGAGCTTGCCGACGTCGATCACCTCGGCGTCGATCTGCTCGCCCTCGTCCACGAGCTGCTCCAGCACCGTGCGCGCGCCGAGTCGATCGGCGACGATGACGTCGGCCTCCTGCAGAGCGCGGAGCCCGCGCAGGGTCAGCAGCCCGGCATCGCCCGGACCGGCACCGACGAGAGTGACGCGGCCGGTCATCGCGAACCGCCCAGCATCAGGCCGCGGTTGCGGAGCATCCGCCGCTCGATCGGGCCGAACAGCGCCAGCTCGATCAGAATGCCGATCGCGAGGATGAGCAGGATCGTGGCGAGCACGCCGGCGAGATCCGCGAGTTCGCGCGACTGGTTGAGCATCGTGCCGAGGCCGAAGCCGATCGTTCCGCCGCTGGTGATGATCTCAGCCGCCATCAGTGACCGCCAGGAGAAAGCCCAGCCCTGCTTGAGGCCGGCGAAATAGCCGGGGAGAGCCGCGGGGAGAGTGACGGAGGTCGCGAGTTGCCAGCGGCTCGCGCCGAGTACGATGCCGACTCGGCGCAACTGCGGCGGCACCTGATCGATGCCGGAGAGGAGGCCGTTCACGATCGAGGGGATGGCGCCCATCAGGATGACGAAGTATGCGGTGGCATCGCTGAGCCCGAACCAGATGATCGCCGCGGGCACCCAGGCGACCGAGGGAAGCACCGTGAGGCCGGAGATCAGCGGACCGGCGGCGCGACGGAGCAGCTTCCACTCGGCGAGCAGCATCCCGAGCACAGTGCCGACGAGGATCGCGATCAGGAACCCGATGACGCCGCGCTCGAGGCTGGTGGTCACCGCCTCCTGCAGGCGGCCGGACTCCCAGGAATCGCCGAGGGCGCCGGCGACTGCCGCAGGGCTCGGCGCCTTGTCGGGGCGCGGGTTCGCGATGACGATGTAGAGCTGCCACACGGCGAGCAGGGCGAGCAGCAACCCCACCGGCGGCAGGGTCTTGCTCAGCACCTCACGCCAGAGCGACCTCTGCGGTGCAGTGTCGGACTGCAGGCGGTCCAGGCCGGCGGAGAGGGTGGCCAGGTCGTCGTTCTCTGTCTGAACGGCGGCCTCGCTCTGCACGACGGATGCGGCTTCAGGAGGCATTGCGGCGGATCTCCTTCCGGAGCTCGGCGGTGATCTCGGTGGCCAGCGCCGCCACTTCGGGCGACTCGATGCGCCGGCCGCGGGTCGAGGCGACCTTCCACTCGCCGGCCACACGGCCGGGGCGACTGGAGAGCAGGATGACGCGCTGGCCGAGCCGGGCAGCCTCGCGCACGTTGTGGGTGACGAACACGATCGTTCGGCCGGTCGCACGCCAGACGCGCTCGAGCTCCTCGTGCAGGAGGTCGCGGGTGATCGCGTCGAGCGCCGCGAAGGGCTCGTCCATCAGGAGCACGGAGCGGTCCTGGGCGAGGGCGCGGGCCAGGGCGACGCGCTGCCGCATGCCGCCGGAGAGTTCGTGCGGGCGCTTGTCCGCAGCCTCCGACAGGTTCACGGTTCCGAGCAGGCGCTCGGCCTCCTCGCGGCGCTCGCGGCGCGGGACGCCGCGAAGGCGCAGCGCGAGTTCGACGTTGTGGCGCGCAGTGAGCCAGGGCATCAGCGCGGACTCCTGGAACATCACCGCGGCACCGCCGGCGGGAGTGCCGATCGAGCCGGAGGTCACCGGCTCGAGTCCGGCGATGAGGTTCAGCAGCGTCGACTTGCCGCAGCCGGAGGCGCCGAGCAGGCAGACGAACTCGCCAGGGGCGATGTCGAGCGAGACGTCGTCGAGGACGACCGGCCCGGATCCGTAGCGCTTGGTGACGTTCGAGATGCGCACCGCGGGGTCGACGGGGGGTGCCGGTGCCGTGACGGGCGTGACGCTGTCGAAGCTCGGCGTCAGCCTGGTCACGGGCGCCTCCGCACCCACCGTCTTCCCCGCGGGCGCAGTCATCATTCCTCCCCGAGGTCGGCGGCGGAGACCGGCTCCGCGCCGTCCTTCTCGAGGAGGGCGTTCAGCGCGCGCAGGTCGAAGAGGCCCTTGATCGAGCCCTCCTTCTGCGTGCCGGCGGCCAGTCCGTTCTCGACGAGCGTCTCGAAGGTCTCCGCATGCGGGTCCACCGTGAAGGTCACGTTCTCCAGTGCCCTGGTGAGCACTTCGTCGGCGAGCCTCTTGCCGGTGGCCTCCTCGAGCGCGTCGTTGATGACGGTCGGTGCCTCTTCCTTGTTCTCATCGAGCCACTGCACGGCGGCGATGTGTCCCTCGAGCAGTTCTTCGACGACAGCAGGGTGCTCCGCGGCGAACTCCGCGCGGACGAGCAGCACCGTGGTCGGGAAGTTCCCGTCAGGCCAGAGGTCCTGCTCATCGACGAGCACGTGCGCCCCGGCCTCGACGACCAGTCGCGAGACCCAGGGCTCCGGCAGCCAGGCGCCGTCGAGCTGCCCGTCCTGGAACAGGGTCAGGGTCTGCGCGTTCTCGGTCGGCGTGATGGTCACATCGCCGCCACCCGAAGTCGATGTCTCGAAGCCCTCCTCGGCGAGCCAGCTGCGCAGCGCCACATCCTGCGTGTTGCCGAGCTGCGGCGTCGCGATGTTCTTGCCCGCCAGGTCTTCCGGAGTATCGATGCCATCGCGGACCACCAGGGCCGCTCCGCCGGACGTCGCGCCGGCGATGATGTGTGCGGACTCACCGCCCGACTGGATGAAGGTGTTGATCGACGGGTTCGGTCCGATGTACGTCGCGTCGATCGCCCCGGCGGAGAGCGCCTCGATCGCCGCGGGGCCGGCGTTGAACACCTCCGTCTTCAGGTCGACGTCGCCCAGAGCATCCTGGAACAGGCCCTCCGAGAGGCCGACCAGGGCCGGAGCGTGCGTCACGTTCGCGAAGTAGCCGAGGCGGACCTCGGTCAGATCGTCGCCCGTGGCCTCGCCGGAGCCGGGGTCTGCGGATGCGGAGGCACAACCGGCCAGCATCATTGCGGTGATTCCTAGAGCGGTGAGTGTCGTTGCGGTGCGGTTGATCTTCACGGTTTCGCCTCCTTCAGGGTGGGTGTTTCAGTGGGGGATTGAGCAGGTCAGGGTGCGTCGATGACGGTCGCCGCAGCGAGGGTCGCGCCGTCGGCGGGGTGGATGAGCAGCAGGGCGCCGCCCTCGCGGCCCCGCGCATAGGGCTCCAGCGGCAGCTCGGATGCGAGACGGAGCCGTACTCGGCCGATCTCGTTCACTGCGAGGGCGTCGGCATCGTGGTGCGCCAGCGTCTCCAGGTCGTACCGGGAGAGCACCTCGGCGATGACGGCCTGCACCGTGGAGGTGCCGTGCTTGACGAGAACCCGGGTGCCGGTGGTGACGGCGCGCGGGTCGAGCTGGAACAGCTCGACCACGGCTTCCTTCTGCCCGGTCGGTGCCGTGCCGGCTCCGACGATGAGGGCGCCGCGCGCGGCATCCACGTCGTCGGCGAGCGTCAGTGTCACCGACTGCGAGGTCGTCGCGGCATCCGTCTCGTCGCCGGCGACATGGATGCCGGTGACCGTGGTCGCGAGTCGCCCGGGGAGCACCTCGACGCGATCGCCGATGCGGACCGTGCCGGAGCTGATCCGGCCGGCGAAGCCGCGGAAGTCGCGATACTGCTCGGCCTGCTCGGCGGGGATCGTCGGCGACAGGCCGCCCTGCGGCCGCAGCACCAGCTGCACCGGCAGCCGGAACTCGGCGGCGTGCGAGACCGTCTCCTGCTGGCTGGGGAGCGTCTCCAGCAGCTCCAGCAGGGTGAGGCCGTCGTACCAGGGGGTGCGCGAGGAACGGTCGACGATGTTGTCGCCCTCCAACGCCGAGACGGGCAGCACCCGGATGCCGGAGAGACCGAGCTCTGTCGCGACGCGACCCGCTTCGCGTTCGATCTCGTCGTATCGTGCCTCGTCGAAGTCGATCAGGTCGATCTTGTTCACCGCGATGATCACGTGTGCGACGCGCAGCAGCGACACCACGGCGAGGTGGCGCCTGGTCTGTTCGACGATTCCCTTGCGTGCGTCGACGAGCACGATCACCGCGTCGGCGGTCGCAGCGCCGGTGACCATGTTGCGGGTGTACTGCACGTGGCCGGGGCAGTCCGCGAGGATGAAGCTGCGGCGGCCGGTGGCGAAGTAGCGGTAGGCGACGTCGATCGTGATGCCCTGCTCGCGCTCGGCACGGAGTCCGTCGGTGAGCAGCGCGAAGTCGAAGTCGCCATGGGCGAAGCCGCGGTCGCGGGAGGTCGCGGCGACCTGCTCGAGCTGATCGGCGAGGATCGCCTTCGCATCGTGCAGCAGTCGGCCGACGAGCGTCGACTTGCCGTCGTCGACAGAGCCGGCGGTCGCGAAACGGAAGAGCGTGGAGCCGTCGGTGAGCAGGGCGGACGCCTCGCCTGGTGCGTCGAGAATCGAGGTCTCGGTCATCAGAAGTACCCGTCCTTCTTGCGATCTTCCATGGCGGCTTCGCTGATGCGGTCATCCGCCCTGGTGGCGCCGCGTTCGGTCAGCGTCGAGCGGGCGACCTCGGCGACGACGGATGCCGTGTCCACAGCATCCGATTCGACCGCGCCCGTGCAGCTCGAGTCGCCGACCGTGCGGTAGCGCACGACCCGGCGTTCGGTCTGCTCGCCGGCCCGCGGCTGCGAGAACTCGCCGACCGCCCACCACATGCCGTCGCGGCGGAACACCTCGCGCTCGTGCGCGTAGTACAGCGGAGGCAGCGCGATGTCCTCGCGGGCGATGTAACTCCAGATGTCGAGCTCGGTCCAGTTCGAGATCGGGAACGCGCGCACGTGCTGCCCAGGGAGGTGGCGGCCGTTGTACAGGCTCCACAGTTCGGGGCGCTGATTGCGCGGATCCCACTGCCCGAACTCGTCGCGCAGCGAGATGATGCGCTCTTTGGCGCGCGCCTTGTCCTCGTCGCGTCGTGCGCCGCCGAACACCGCGTCGTGCTTGCCCGCGGCGATCGCGTCGAGCAGGGGCTGCGTCTGCAGGGTGTTGCGGGTGCCGTCCGGACGCTCGGCGAGGCGGCCGTCATCGATGTAGTCCTGGACGTTGGCGACTTCGAGCCGGATGCCCAGACGTGCGACGGTCTCATCGCGGAACGCGATGACCTCGGGGAAGTTGTGGCCGGTGTCGACGTGCAGCACCGGGAAAGGCACCTTGCCCGGTGCGAATGCCTTGGCAGCGAGGTGCAGCACGACGACGGAGTCCTTGCCGCCGGAGAACAGCAGCACGGGTCGCTCGAATTCGGCGACGACCTCGCGGATGATGTGGATCGCCTCGGCCTCGAGCAGGTCGAGGGTGCTCAGCGACGTGATGGTGCTCATAGGTGCAGCCCGCATTCTGTCTTCGAGAGTCCCGCCCAGCGGCCGGATCGCGGATCCTCGCCGGGGGCGACCGCCTTCGTGCACGGCGCGCAGCCGATGGAGGGGTAGCCGTTCGCGACGAGGGGGTTCACCGGCACTTCGTGCACGGTGGCGTAGTCGATGAGGTCGTCGAAGCTCCAGGCGGCGACCGGGTTGACCTTGACCAGTCCGTTGCGCTCGTCCCAGACGATCAGCGGGGTGTCGGCGCGCGTCGGGCCCTCTTCGCGGCGTACACCGGTGAACCACAGTTCGTAGCCGCCGAGTGCCCGCTGCAGCGGCTCGACCTTGCGGCGTGCGCAGCACAGGCCGGGGTCGCGGGCGAACAGTTCGGCGCCGAACTCGGCGTCCTGCTCGCGCACGGTCTGCTCGGGCTTCACGTCGACGATGCGCACGTCGAGCGCGGCGGCCACCTCGTTGCGCGTGAACGTGGTCTCGG from Microbacterium sp. LWO13-1.2 includes the following:
- the cysD gene encoding sulfate adenylyltransferase subunit CysD; translation: MSTITSLSTLDLLEAEAIHIIREVVAEFERPVLLFSGGKDSVVVLHLAAKAFAPGKVPFPVLHVDTGHNFPEVIAFRDETVARLGIRLEVANVQDYIDDGRLAERPDGTRNTLQTQPLLDAIAAGKHDAVFGGARRDEDKARAKERIISLRDEFGQWDPRNQRPELWSLYNGRHLPGQHVRAFPISNWTELDIWSYIAREDIALPPLYYAHEREVFRRDGMWWAVGEFSQPRAGEQTERRVVRYRTVGDSSCTGAVESDAVDTASVVAEVARSTLTERGATRADDRISEAAMEDRKKDGYF
- a CDS encoding ABC transporter permease — encoded protein: MPPEAASVVQSEAAVQTENDDLATLSAGLDRLQSDTAPQRSLWREVLSKTLPPVGLLLALLAVWQLYIVIANPRPDKAPSPAAVAGALGDSWESGRLQEAVTTSLERGVIGFLIAILVGTVLGMLLAEWKLLRRAAGPLISGLTVLPSVAWVPAAIIWFGLSDATAYFVILMGAIPSIVNGLLSGIDQVPPQLRRVGIVLGASRWQLATSVTLPAALPGYFAGLKQGWAFSWRSLMAAEIITSGGTIGFGLGTMLNQSRELADLAGVLATILLILAIGILIELALFGPIERRMLRNRGLMLGGSR
- a CDS encoding ABC transporter ATP-binding protein codes for the protein MTAPAGKTVGAEAPVTRLTPSFDSVTPVTAPAPPVDPAVRISNVTKRYGSGPVVLDDVSLDIAPGEFVCLLGASGCGKSTLLNLIAGLEPVTSGSIGTPAGGAAVMFQESALMPWLTARHNVELALRLRGVPRRERREEAERLLGTVNLSEAADKRPHELSGGMRQRVALARALAQDRSVLLMDEPFAALDAITRDLLHEELERVWRATGRTIVFVTHNVREAARLGQRVILLSSRPGRVAGEWKVASTRGRRIESPEVAALATEITAELRKEIRRNAS
- a CDS encoding NAD(P)/FAD-dependent oxidoreductase → MAETAAAEVPPGPAADPPTEYDVLIVGGGPAGLSAALNLGRSLVRVLVIDADRPRNAATLNSHGFLTRDGVPPHELRRLAREELAAYPNVEVRTRVRVASLAKTDAGFTAAIGRREPTEVVSARSVLLATGLRETLPDVPNLRGFYGMSLFSCAACDAWELRGRRLALIGESADLADRARLIGRWTESLTVFTNGADTVTTTEEAELAAAGVAVQRHPITELVGDRGRLEAVRLADGSEVILDGGFVRPVWEADLSFLDGITPPLDDAGHLLTDRSGRTGVAGLYAAGDVAAPGPQQLIVAAGAGARVAAVIVHDTIGVATAH
- a CDS encoding phosphoadenylyl-sulfate reductase; its protein translation is MSTLVDIRPARRSTEELKALAERGAIELRSRAADEASPAEVVAWVAENFAVAQAAVACSMADAALPHLVAQSLPGVDVLFLETGYHFAETTFTRNEVAAALDVRIVDVKPEQTVREQDAEFGAELFARDPGLCCARRKVEPLQRALGGYELWFTGVRREEGPTRADTPLIVWDERNGLVKVNPVAAWSFDDLIDYATVHEVPVNPLVANGYPSIGCAPCTKAVAPGEDPRSGRWAGLSKTECGLHL
- a CDS encoding ABC transporter substrate-binding protein; this encodes MKINRTATTLTALGITAMMLAGCASASADPGSGEATGDDLTEVRLGYFANVTHAPALVGLSEGLFQDALGDVDLKTEVFNAGPAAIEALSAGAIDATYIGPNPSINTFIQSGGESAHIIAGATSGGAALVVRDGIDTPEDLAGKNIATPQLGNTQDVALRSWLAEEGFETSTSGGGDVTITPTENAQTLTLFQDGQLDGAWLPEPWVSRLVVEAGAHVLVDEQDLWPDGNFPTTVLLVRAEFAAEHPAVVEELLEGHIAAVQWLDENKEEAPTVINDALEEATGKRLADEVLTRALENVTFTVDPHAETFETLVENGLAAGTQKEGSIKGLFDLRALNALLEKDGAEPVSAADLGEE
- the cobA gene encoding uroporphyrinogen-III C-methyltransferase; its protein translation is MTGRVTLVGAGPGDAGLLTLRGLRALQEADVIVADRLGARTVLEQLVDEGEQIDAEVIDVGKLPGHHPIPQDGINALLVELAVAGKRVVRLKGGDPFVFGRGREEQLFCEAAGIPVDVVPGVTSAVSVPAVAGIPLTHRGIAASFTVVSGHDQIEQVRGGGEHTVVLLMGVGSLAHSAHVLASGPRGADCPVAIIEDGFGDGQRITLGTLGTIAHLAAARQVRSPAVVVIGDVVRLSPDANFAVPDALPVASNAARPARSRWTDALDAGLAADTGLIQAVDTLNPSSGRQPRSSAPSLFSRTR
- a CDS encoding GTP-binding protein, whose amino-acid sequence is MTETSILDAPGEASALLTDGSTLFRFATAGSVDDGKSTLVGRLLHDAKAILADQLEQVAATSRDRGFAHGDFDFALLTDGLRAEREQGITIDVAYRYFATGRRSFILADCPGHVQYTRNMVTGAATADAVIVLVDARKGIVEQTRRHLAVVSLLRVAHVIIAVNKIDLIDFDEARYDEIEREAGRVATELGLSGIRVLPVSALEGDNIVDRSSRTPWYDGLTLLELLETLPSQQETVSHAAEFRLPVQLVLRPQGGLSPTIPAEQAEQYRDFRGFAGRISSGTVRIGDRVEVLPGRLATTVTGIHVAGDETDAATTSQSVTLTLADDVDAARGALIVGAGTAPTGQKEAVVELFQLDPRAVTTGTRVLVKHGTSTVQAVIAEVLSRYDLETLAHHDADALAVNEIGRVRLRLASELPLEPYARGREGGALLLIHPADGATLAAATVIDAP
- the fdxA gene encoding ferredoxin — protein: MTYVIALPCVDVKDRACIDECPVDCIYEGERSLYIHPDECVDCGACEPVCPVEAIYYEDDLPEEWADYYKANVEFFDEIGSPGGAAKTGVLTFDHPVIAALPPQDGEHG
- a CDS encoding FAD-dependent oxidoreductase translates to MTSSSPTLRVAIVGAGPAGIYAGNLLAGAVAERGRRVEIDLFESLPAPYGLIRYGVAPDHPRIKGIVNSLHEMLDAFPAASDDEPAATRRTIRFIGNVEVGRDISIDELRERYHAVILATGAIRDAALDVPGVDLPGSYGAADFVAWFDGHPDVARTWPLDAESVAVIGNGNVALDVARVLAKHAVDLRTTEVPDNVLEGLASSAVTDVHVFGRRGPADIKFTPIELRELGEVNDVDIVLYNEDFDGVDPASASTNQLKVMLRTLNGWRDRPQSGASRRLHLHFWHAPVEITGDDRVTGIRFARTAPGADGTLVTTGEFRDYPIQAVYRAVGYYGTRVAGAPFDEKRGVVPNDGGRVDGEPGLYATGWIKRGPVGLIGHTKSDALETISNVVGDAEAGLLTAPDDSEDVLTVLEERETEYTTWDGWLALDAHERHLGENHEHTRERVKVVPRDEQVAVSRDGALVQ